From Impatiens glandulifera chromosome 7, dImpGla2.1, whole genome shotgun sequence:
aaatttatccaatccgtaattcaaatcattttattaattaatacgaatcggatacggattggattgaaaatgaGTTGGataatcaaactaaaaaaatatttatatatatcaactcgAAATtagttaacaattttttttttttaaatttgaattttttattattattaaatttgaatctgaaaaaaataataaaaaaataaaaactaaaatatcagTGTCAAAgtgatgataaataaaatatatattatattgagagaaatttaatttaaagaaaaataaattaaaaaataattttttatttagatagtttggataattctaatccaatccgatttaatttAATCCGAACTCAATCTGATCCGatctcaatccaatccgaaatatccaatccgaattagtatttatgattcggattggattgaatttCGAATTAATCCACTCAATGCTCACGAATGGTTTCCCAAAGTAACCTTGTTTgacgttcactttcccaaactaacctagtttgttcattcattcccaaactaacctaatttactattcaaactcaatttatttatttatttattctttttatatttaaaattcattagatataaactaaattatttatatttggatatataatttaaattattatttatataaattaaattatttatattttgatatatattttaaattattatttttataaattagattatttatattttgatatataatttaaatttaattattttttataaatttaattatttatattttaatatatatatatatatatttacatttcaattattatttatatatataataaatattcccgtattctaatttaaaatatagtgtaataaatattaattaattctaataaataattgataaatactaataaatttaaaatattttaactataataatataataattatatattcataaaaacatttttaaatttatcaattatttattaaatataataacatttttaattaatattttaaccctaGAAATATAGTAatcttgttattatatttaataaataattgataaatttaaaaacgcgaatatttaattattatattggtatggttaaaatattttaaatttattagtattcatcaattatttattagaattaattaatatttattacactatataaataataactgaaatgtaaatatatatatttatattaaaatataaataatcaaatttataaaaaataattatatttaaattatatatcaaaatataaataatctaatttataaaaataataatttaaaatataaataatttagattatataaataataatttaaaaaatatattaaaatataaactttatatataataaattttaaatgtaaaaaaaattaaaaaataaataaaactgagtttgaatagtaaactatattaatttgggaataattgaacaaactaggttagtttgggaaagtaaACGCCAAATAAGGTTACTTTGGGAAACCTTTCGAATGCTCACCCTTAACCATGACTATTGCAATATTCATATGTATTATGTATTATAGAACATTTTGAATTTAAGCATAATTAATATTAGGCTAGATCAATTCATTgctttaactatttatttaccttttttttcCGATCTTCTATAGGGGATGAGAATAATAAAGTTTctctactattttttttttcttttactttggCCAATATGAGTGTATTGTGTGCCGTGGTGGGATAAAAATCTGCGAAAACAGGAAATCACATATGTCAATTTACATTACGAATGTTGTTCTACCTAACTTGTAGGATATCATGGTCTTGGAGGAATAAAAATCCAATGGAGATGAAGAAAGACCCATAAGCACTTTGTCGTCGCGGGCCAAGATGCAAGAGCGGTACTATGAATATACTTTTCGCAGTTGAAAAGAAAGTAATAAAACATCTCGTTTGTAGAAGATAGAGGAATTCACTTTCTGTTTATATCATATTCACtacaaagtaaaaataaaattatataaattaatacttttatataatatatattttaatatattaaaaattcatattattataaatttataacttatataaaatatgaagaataaataaacatattaataatattatatatttaattttatttaatagagATTGAAAATGAAGTCGAGATATAGTTAATTTGAAGACATAAATATCACTCTCGTTCTATTTCCGATCAATTATCAATTTAACTAAGAAAAAATTATCGAAATGTTACCATTCATTTGAGAAATAATATGTGGAATATAAATGATCTACTTAATTATTAATGACTTATTTTGATatgcattttctatttttatcaaAACTTTGAAACTAAAACATTAATCATGTTTGatttacccaaaaaaaaaatatataataattttaattttaactaccttttaatagaataataataaaaaatcaattttcaaataagttccctattaaaaaagaagtaaaaaataaaattaccttTCAAACTAACAAGTTATAAGaacataaagaagaaaaaagggCTCCACATTTGGGTCTACTATACAGCCGACTGAATAAGGATAAGGCTGAAGAAGAAACcagagagaagagaagagaattCATGGCGATTTCATTATCTTCTTCATTTCCATTGACGAATTTGGCCGCCACATCTAAAACGCCGAAGATTTCTACTGTTTCTTGGCCTACCAGCGTCTTATCCTTGAAAGCCCCCAAAACCATTCGACATTCTTCCTCTACACATAGGGTTTCTGCTGCTCCAGAGGCGCTAGATTCACAAGAAATCTTACTTGAGGTATTCTATATCTTCCaattcattaattcattaaacCCTTACTTGCTTTCATAATCTGAGTTAAAATCTTTCGTCTTTTAGACTGAAAATCCCGAGATTCCTGGTTCTACATCAATCGTATTCGACGCGGATGCTGACAAggtagtttttttttcaaacctaACACTCTTTCTGATAGAAATGAGTTTCCTTTAGCTCTTAAATTATTGGGTTTGTTCTTTCACCTGTAGTTGTAACATCAAATTATTGGGTTTGTTCTTGCATTGTGCATCTATCTTTATATAGCTGAAACAAATCAAAACTGTCTTCTTTTGaagatatgatatgatatgaaaTCCTTGGTTAAGTGTATTACATTTCATGCTTACTTACAGATGGCACCAAAGCAGAAGATTAGGATAAAATTGAGGTCATATTGGGTACCTTTGATAGAGGATTCTTGCAAACAGATAATGGATGCTGCTAGAAACACAAATGCAAAAACTATGGGTCCAGTTCCATTGCCAACCAAGAAAAGGATATATTGTGTTCTTAAATCCCCCCATGTGCATAAAGATGCCCGTTTTCATTTTGAGATAAGGACTCATCAGCGACTCATTGACATCTTGTATCCTACTGCTCAAACCATAGATTCCTTGATGCAGCTCGATCTTCCTGCTGGTGTTGATGTCGAAGTGAAGCTCTAAGCTCTGAGAGAAGAGTTTTCAGTGCTGggtatttatttttacttgagATTTTAATCAAATGACATTATTGTACACAAGAATCTTGTAGTTTCTTCTATCCAATGAGTACGGGGAATTGTCTATTTTGAATACTAACTAATCGTAAGGTAATTGTCTTGCCTCTATTTTGTTTCGCTATATTGTTATTGGCCTTAATTGGAAGCGTCCCGATCAAGGTATAGGCTTCGTAATTGGCCTTAATTGGAAGCATCACGATCAAAGTATAGGCTTCGTAATTGGCTTTAATTGGGAGAAGCATCGCAATTAAGGTATAGGCTTCTCTATCGATCTTTAATCCTTCTTTGAATCTGCTATTAGAATGTCTTGACTAAGAGAATAAATGTATTAGTTCGATTCCTACCTAAAGAGTCCTAAGTTTGTGGGTCTGGGGTTAGACCTTACCTTCTTTCTTGAAATGTTTAAATCTTACATCTTTTTTCAAATGCGGTTTCAAATTTTTTGTCAAGATTTAGGGACATTctagatttatttatattttcat
This genomic window contains:
- the LOC124945316 gene encoding 30S ribosomal protein S10, chloroplastic — its product is MAISLSSSFPLTNLAATSKTPKISTVSWPTSVLSLKAPKTIRHSSSTHRVSAAPEALDSQEILLETENPEIPGSTSIVFDADADKMAPKQKIRIKLRSYWVPLIEDSCKQIMDAARNTNAKTMGPVPLPTKKRIYCVLKSPHVHKDARFHFEIRTHQRLIDILYPTAQTIDSLMQLDLPAGVDVEVKL